A single region of the Acidithiobacillus acidisediminis genome encodes:
- a CDS encoding DUF4168 domain-containing protein, which translates to MQEPPAPSSVGHVNAQEMKNFAASVKEIQPINQHVQAIAANKSLSKEQKQEKVRSYGKQAMAILSEHHLTPDEYNSLIHKAETDPSFAKRANAEIQKIG; encoded by the coding sequence ATGCAGGAACCACCAGCGCCCTCTTCAGTCGGGCATGTCAATGCGCAGGAAATGAAGAACTTTGCTGCTTCCGTAAAGGAAATACAGCCCATCAATCAACATGTTCAAGCTATTGCGGCAAATAAAAGCCTCAGCAAGGAACAGAAGCAGGAAAAGGTGCGGTCATACGGGAAACAGGCAATGGCAATCCTCAGTGAGCACCACCTGACGCCAGATGAGTACAACAGCCTCATCCACAAGGCAGAAACCGATCCAAGTTTCGCCAAACGTGCAAATGCTGAGATACAGAAGATCGGCTGA
- the tnpB gene encoding IS66 family insertion sequence element accessory protein TnpB (TnpB, as the term is used for proteins encoded by IS66 family insertion elements, is considered an accessory protein, since TnpC, encoded by a neighboring gene, is a DDE family transposase.), giving the protein MFFPEGRIRVFLCRVPVDMRKSFDGLSALVHPTFAQDPLSGHCFVFVNRRATQMKVLYWDRTGYCLWAKRLERGGFWSWRHPPKAEIDWTGLKLLLEGIDGVQKRRRYRHQNGEKFS; this is encoded by the coding sequence ATGTTCTTTCCGGAAGGACGCATCCGGGTCTTTCTTTGCCGGGTGCCGGTGGACATGCGTAAGTCCTTCGACGGGCTCTCGGCCTTGGTGCATCCGACCTTCGCCCAGGATCCCCTGTCCGGGCATTGCTTCGTCTTCGTGAATCGCAGGGCGACCCAGATGAAGGTGCTGTATTGGGATCGAACGGGATACTGTCTCTGGGCCAAGCGCCTGGAGCGGGGTGGCTTTTGGTCGTGGCGGCATCCCCCCAAAGCGGAGATCGACTGGACCGGTCTCAAACTCCTGTTGGAGGGCATCGATGGCGTCCAAAAAAGGCGCCGTTATCGGCACCAAAACGGAGAAAAATTCTCCTGA
- a CDS encoding chemotaxis protein CheB, whose translation MMTVPREIFLQPGDWHFRGPDLVLCTLLGSCIAIILWHPQRRIGGMCRFLLPHRAAAQKTTLEGRYGEEAVAAMHQAGARTLAQDEESCIVFGMPKEAIRLGAVNEVLPLANIPSRLAQLSGQSHGS comes from the coding sequence ATGATGACGGTCCCGCGGGAAATCTTTCTGCAACCGGGAGACTGGCATTTTCGCGGTCCCGATCTGGTGCTTTGCACACTGCTCGGCTCCTGTATCGCCATTATCCTTTGGCATCCCCAGCGCCGAATTGGCGGAATGTGTCGCTTTCTCCTACCGCATCGCGCTGCCGCCCAGAAAACAACACTCGAGGGTCGCTATGGCGAAGAGGCTGTCGCCGCCATGCATCAGGCCGGAGCGCGAACCTTGGCCCAGGATGAAGAAAGCTGCATTGTCTTTGGCATGCCTAAGGAAGCGATCCGCCTCGGAGCAGTGAATGAAGTACTCCCGCTCGCCAATATTCCGTCTCGCCTCGCCCAGCTTTCGGGACAGAGTCATGGCTCCTGA
- a CDS encoding DUF4168 domain-containing protein: MKAIFKQTVLMVAMITVSTAVALAATPAYSRSLAMIQREAKQPVSHQELVRFVSVIKEIQPIDIKAHELAKNPKLNNQEKRYKLAQYEGQIKGVVLHNHLTPVRYASLIRKTQIDPRFAARVKKYIS; encoded by the coding sequence ATGAAGGCGATATTCAAGCAGACCGTTTTGATGGTCGCGATGATTACGGTAAGCACCGCTGTCGCTCTCGCGGCAACGCCAGCCTACAGTCGGTCTCTCGCGATGATTCAACGAGAGGCCAAACAGCCGGTATCCCACCAAGAGTTGGTGCGCTTTGTCTCTGTGATCAAAGAGATACAGCCCATAGACATCAAGGCCCATGAATTGGCAAAAAACCCCAAATTAAACAACCAGGAGAAGAGATATAAACTCGCCCAATACGAAGGCCAGATCAAGGGTGTGGTTCTCCATAACCACCTGACTCCGGTGCGCTATGCGTCCTTGATACGCAAAACGCAAATTGATCCACGCTTCGCCGCGCGAGTCAAAAAATATATTAGTTAG
- the tnpA gene encoding IS66 family insertion sequence element accessory protein TnpA has protein sequence MENTPEDSGKVQARTEVWQQRMQEYEACGLSARQFCAEHGLSLPQFYYWRRRLRLESGGVVAPGDDGEAMAPAFVELGLGAVPPSAARALPLEIRLDLGGGCVLSIRRG, from the coding sequence ATGGAAAACACCCCAGAAGATAGCGGCAAGGTTCAGGCCCGGACGGAGGTCTGGCAGCAACGGATGCAGGAATACGAGGCTTGTGGCCTTTCTGCCCGACAGTTCTGCGCAGAACACGGACTGTCCCTGCCGCAGTTTTATTATTGGCGGCGTCGCCTGCGCCTGGAGAGCGGTGGCGTGGTAGCTCCCGGGGATGATGGGGAGGCGATGGCTCCTGCCTTCGTGGAATTGGGCCTGGGTGCTGTGCCACCATCTGCAGCGCGGGCGCTGCCCCTGGAGATTCGCCTCGACCTGGGGGGTGGCTGCGTCCTCTCGATTCGGCGAGGCTGA
- a CDS encoding APC family permease — MGTVEFENRRPGLRRDGTLQGLILACVGASIGSGWLFGPLFTAKMAGPFAIGSWIIGMVAILLLAVVFAELAPLIPKAGAVVHLANVGNGPIVGNMWTWILFLSYATIAPIEVTALLTYANNYFPHFLQPHSALLSAQGYIYALIALAFFVGLNFLSVRWIFRINNGATWWKIGIPALTGILFIVFGWHSGNFHSIPKNTAGNIQEMFVAVATGGVIFSLLGFRHAIDLAGESKNPKRDLPLATIVSVLIAGGIYILVQVAFIGAVPTADLAHGGWEHLHFSGINGPFAALASTIGITWLALLLYADAFVSPAGTALIYTATSARVTLATAESGAFPKVLGKINGQGVPWTSLLLLYVVGAIFFLPFPSWQKMVGYIASMTVLSYVIGPVVLLQLRKAMPQMERPFTLPGAKIIAPISFVVGTWIVYWSGLHTLNFIFGTLFVLLGLYALWGWFRKEPISEMGWQHMWWIIPYFLVIWGTSWISPKSLGGMGLISFYEGMALIAAVSLVIFYWGVYSAVSDQEIRVYMRTLNKRGVGAP; from the coding sequence ATGGGTACAGTCGAATTTGAAAATCGTCGGCCCGGATTGCGTCGAGACGGTACGTTGCAGGGGCTGATCCTTGCCTGTGTCGGGGCATCTATCGGATCTGGGTGGCTGTTCGGGCCTTTATTCACCGCGAAGATGGCGGGTCCTTTCGCAATCGGGTCCTGGATAATTGGCATGGTCGCCATTTTGCTTCTGGCAGTTGTTTTCGCCGAGCTTGCCCCCTTGATTCCCAAGGCAGGTGCAGTCGTTCATTTGGCCAATGTGGGTAATGGCCCCATTGTTGGGAATATGTGGACCTGGATATTGTTTTTGTCGTACGCAACCATCGCGCCGATCGAAGTGACGGCATTGTTGACGTATGCCAATAACTATTTTCCTCATTTTCTCCAGCCGCACAGCGCATTGCTGAGTGCGCAGGGATACATATATGCGCTCATTGCTCTGGCCTTCTTTGTGGGTCTGAATTTCCTGTCGGTTCGCTGGATCTTCAGAATCAACAACGGCGCAACTTGGTGGAAAATTGGTATTCCTGCATTGACGGGTATTCTGTTTATTGTATTTGGTTGGCACTCCGGGAATTTTCATAGCATTCCCAAGAATACAGCAGGTAACATACAGGAGATGTTCGTGGCTGTGGCAACGGGGGGCGTGATATTTTCCCTGCTGGGTTTCCGTCATGCCATCGATCTTGCAGGGGAGAGCAAGAATCCCAAGCGTGACTTGCCCCTGGCGACCATCGTCTCGGTCTTGATTGCAGGCGGTATCTACATTCTGGTGCAAGTGGCCTTTATCGGCGCCGTTCCTACTGCAGATCTGGCGCATGGTGGCTGGGAACATTTACATTTTTCCGGCATCAATGGTCCGTTTGCGGCCTTGGCTTCGACCATAGGTATCACGTGGTTGGCTTTGCTGCTTTACGCCGATGCGTTTGTCTCTCCTGCGGGTACGGCATTGATTTACACTGCAACATCGGCACGCGTCACCCTGGCCACTGCGGAAAGTGGTGCCTTCCCGAAGGTCCTGGGCAAGATTAATGGCCAAGGCGTCCCCTGGACCAGTCTACTGCTCCTCTATGTCGTCGGCGCGATATTTTTCCTACCCTTTCCCTCTTGGCAGAAGATGGTTGGCTACATCGCATCGATGACGGTTCTCTCTTACGTGATCGGTCCCGTCGTTCTGTTACAGTTGCGCAAGGCCATGCCGCAGATGGAACGTCCGTTTACCCTGCCCGGAGCAAAGATCATCGCGCCCATATCCTTCGTCGTGGGGACCTGGATCGTATATTGGTCGGGTTTACATACCCTGAACTTCATCTTCGGCACCTTATTTGTCTTGCTGGGGCTCTACGCGCTGTGGGGCTGGTTCCGGAAGGAACCCATCAGCGAGATGGGCTGGCAACACATGTGGTGGATCATTCCATATTTTCTCGTGATTTGGGGCACCTCGTGGATCAGTCCCAAATCGCTGGGGGGCATGGGATTGATCAGTTTCTATGAGGGAATGGCGCTGATCGCGGCAGTCAGCCTCGTGATTTTTTACTGGGGCGTATACAGTGCGGTATCGGATCAGGAGATACGGGTGTATATGCGGACTCTCAATAAGAGAGGCGTGGGCGCACCGTGA
- the tnpC gene encoding IS66 family transposase produces MDLAESPTPRNYPEALAAWQLQVEINATIHKKFEAQIQGLQSQLDWFRQQFFGQKSERRVPPPPVEQLSLGQEFSPAEVAPAPLRIVAAHTRAAPKRPEDRAESLPFFDESRVPTETITLPAPEIAGLDPDACEIIDTKVSYRLAQRPGSYVVLKYERPVVKLRESETLHTAPAPMGVLDGSRADVSLLAGILTDKFLYHLPLYRQHQRMVAQGLRVSRSWLTDLVQRSILLLSPIYTAQFESIRQSRVLTMDETPIKAGRREKGKMHQGYFWPVFGDAQEICFPYAESRGTIHIRELLGPLAPGTVLLSDGYAAYARFQKENAGLIHAQCWAHSRREFVRAEAHAPERVAEALEQIRAFYRVEDEIRSQGLSGADKRHYRYTHSRPRVAQFFTWVEQQLTDTALLPSNPFTKALAYVHSRKGPLQVFLEEPDVPIDTNHIECQIRPIPLGRKNWLFCWTELGAEHLGIIQSLLSTCRLQGIDPYDYLVDVLQRVGQHPAKDVAQLTPRLWKEHFAQAPLRSDLHRFQQHR; encoded by the coding sequence ATGGATTTGGCAGAATCTCCCACCCCCAGAAACTACCCCGAAGCCCTCGCTGCCTGGCAGCTGCAGGTCGAGATCAATGCCACCATCCACAAGAAATTTGAAGCCCAAATCCAAGGGCTCCAAAGCCAGCTCGATTGGTTCCGCCAGCAGTTCTTCGGCCAGAAGAGCGAACGGCGCGTCCCTCCGCCTCCGGTCGAGCAGCTGAGTCTCGGTCAGGAGTTTTCTCCGGCGGAAGTCGCACCTGCGCCTCTTCGTATCGTCGCCGCCCATACTCGCGCCGCGCCCAAACGGCCGGAAGATCGGGCCGAAAGCCTGCCCTTCTTCGATGAGAGCCGGGTACCTACCGAAACCATCACCCTCCCGGCTCCCGAGATCGCAGGCCTCGATCCCGACGCCTGCGAGATCATCGATACCAAGGTCAGCTACCGCCTGGCCCAGCGGCCAGGCAGCTATGTCGTCCTCAAATACGAGCGGCCGGTGGTCAAGCTCCGGGAATCGGAGACCCTGCACACCGCCCCGGCTCCCATGGGGGTTCTGGACGGCAGCCGGGCCGATGTCAGCCTGCTGGCGGGAATCCTGACGGATAAGTTCCTGTACCACTTGCCGCTCTATCGGCAGCATCAGCGGATGGTGGCCCAAGGCCTGCGGGTCAGTCGCTCTTGGCTCACCGATCTCGTGCAACGGTCCATTCTGCTCCTGTCCCCCATCTATACGGCCCAGTTTGAGAGCATTCGCCAGTCTCGCGTGCTGACTATGGACGAGACCCCCATCAAGGCGGGACGCCGGGAAAAGGGCAAGATGCACCAAGGGTACTTCTGGCCGGTCTTTGGCGATGCCCAGGAGATCTGCTTTCCCTATGCCGAAAGCCGGGGCACCATCCACATCCGGGAGCTCTTGGGCCCCTTGGCGCCGGGTACGGTGCTCCTGAGCGATGGCTATGCCGCTTATGCCCGCTTCCAGAAAGAAAACGCGGGGCTGATCCATGCCCAGTGCTGGGCCCACAGCCGACGGGAGTTCGTGCGTGCCGAGGCCCACGCCCCGGAAAGGGTGGCCGAGGCCCTGGAGCAGATCCGGGCGTTCTATCGCGTCGAAGATGAGATTCGCAGCCAAGGATTGAGCGGTGCGGACAAGCGGCACTATCGCTATACCCATAGCCGCCCCCGGGTCGCCCAGTTCTTCACTTGGGTCGAACAGCAGCTGACGGATACGGCCTTGCTACCCAGCAATCCCTTCACCAAGGCCCTCGCCTACGTCCACAGTCGCAAGGGGCCGCTGCAGGTCTTTCTGGAAGAACCTGACGTGCCCATCGACACCAACCACATCGAGTGCCAGATCCGACCCATTCCCTTGGGGAGAAAAAACTGGCTCTTCTGCTGGACTGAACTTGGTGCAGAGCATCTCGGTATCATCCAGAGTCTGCTCAGTACCTGCCGCCTGCAGGGGATCGATCCCTACGATTATCTCGTAGACGTCCTGCAGCGGGTCGGTCAGCATCCGGCCAAGGACGTGGCCCAACTCACCCCTCGTCTGTGGAAAGAGCACTTTGCCCAGGCACCCCTGCGCTCCGATCTGCACCGCTTCCAGCAACACCGCTGA
- a CDS encoding DsrE family protein, giving the protein MTKYLRSTFLVLFILGMGIFSVGTAFANVSMLHDFHFNQPAFLHAHPFAQRKLVMQVSQDSPGRWNLTLNTAQNILNYFGQEKVQIVVVAFGPGLKMELKNSPVAQKIAAMNAEGVEFDACHNTMEEMKKKIGHLPILVPSAVVVPAGIVRIMQLESHGFNYVKP; this is encoded by the coding sequence ATGACAAAATATCTACGTAGCACGTTCTTAGTATTGTTTATTCTAGGAATGGGAATATTTAGCGTGGGCACGGCGTTTGCAAATGTCTCTATGCTTCATGATTTTCACTTTAATCAACCAGCATTCCTTCACGCTCATCCGTTTGCTCAACGGAAGTTGGTAATGCAAGTGAGTCAGGATAGTCCGGGCAGATGGAATCTAACGCTGAATACGGCCCAAAATATATTGAATTATTTTGGGCAGGAGAAAGTTCAAATAGTCGTTGTAGCGTTTGGTCCTGGCCTTAAGATGGAATTGAAAAATAGCCCTGTAGCCCAAAAGATTGCTGCGATGAATGCTGAGGGTGTTGAGTTTGATGCGTGTCACAATACGATGGAAGAGATGAAAAAGAAAATTGGCCACCTGCCCATATTAGTTCCATCAGCTGTTGTGGTTCCTGCTGGAATCGTGCGGATCATGCAGTTAGAGAGCCATGGTTTCAACTATGTAAAGCCGTAA
- a CDS encoding sulfur oxygenase reductase family protein → MSNNPIVAINQSKVANRPESYQTMMKVGPKVCITTASHSGFLGFEQLLQTGIHPMAGRYGGGAIDMHETLNPIGMFQYTVWKDVKSHEEMHHDNFKEIYELCGDCLDMVIEGPWEPYYEIIRSDLPPIVAMTDVPAALGGAFAKQEAVPKVALAAKRAIAIGDHWVMDGHEQQFEEGAEKTLRWFKDNVPGMIGWMILKQFGVSAIGSFQLDPQGMLKATLGANPPAYNTNRGSAIPETPPIPGQTPTQYLVHMEWESPEAAHMGIAHAMLDYECRQIHNEGVLAHLDKGPYYQIFAPMMEQGQWRKKLVK, encoded by the coding sequence ATGAGCAATAATCCCATCGTTGCGATCAACCAGTCCAAGGTCGCAAACCGACCGGAAAGTTATCAGACGATGATGAAGGTTGGACCAAAAGTGTGTATCACCACAGCATCTCACTCCGGGTTTTTGGGTTTTGAGCAGTTGTTGCAAACCGGCATTCATCCCATGGCGGGACGTTATGGCGGTGGCGCTATTGATATGCACGAAACTTTGAATCCCATTGGGATGTTTCAATACACGGTGTGGAAAGATGTAAAATCCCACGAAGAAATGCATCACGATAATTTCAAGGAGATCTACGAACTCTGCGGCGACTGCCTGGACATGGTCATCGAAGGCCCATGGGAGCCATACTACGAAATCATTCGCTCAGATTTGCCACCCATCGTCGCCATGACGGACGTGCCGGCGGCTCTCGGTGGAGCCTTTGCCAAGCAAGAGGCTGTGCCAAAAGTGGCATTAGCGGCGAAGCGGGCCATTGCCATCGGCGATCATTGGGTCATGGATGGCCATGAACAGCAATTTGAAGAAGGCGCGGAAAAGACGCTGCGCTGGTTCAAGGACAATGTGCCAGGAATGATTGGCTGGATGATCCTGAAGCAATTCGGGGTTTCTGCCATTGGTTCCTTCCAGCTCGACCCCCAGGGTATGCTCAAGGCGACCCTTGGAGCCAATCCTCCGGCCTACAATACCAACCGCGGTAGTGCGATCCCAGAGACTCCACCCATTCCGGGGCAGACGCCAACTCAATATTTGGTGCATATGGAATGGGAGTCCCCAGAAGCTGCACACATGGGCATTGCGCATGCCATGCTCGATTACGAATGTCGACAGATCCATAATGAGGGCGTTTTGGCGCACCTCGATAAAGGCCCCTACTACCAGATATTCGCACCCATGATGGAACAAGGACAGTGGCGAAAAAAACTGGTCAAGTGA
- a CDS encoding EexN family lipoprotein, giving the protein MSYPGSRRRSRMNSGLVAGLVSVLAGLALSGCSGIDDGPAGGHTVNWYLHHQGQMHKESKWCADSAARPKSMSCKNAAKAGNEALSYNAKKTAQSLAHDLS; this is encoded by the coding sequence ATGTCATATCCGGGTAGCCGAAGGAGATCACGAATGAACAGTGGACTAGTCGCTGGACTGGTTAGCGTGCTGGCTGGGCTAGCATTATCCGGATGCTCCGGCATTGATGACGGCCCCGCCGGTGGGCACACCGTAAATTGGTACTTGCATCATCAAGGGCAAATGCATAAGGAGAGTAAATGGTGCGCAGATAGCGCTGCCCGCCCCAAAAGCATGTCATGCAAGAATGCAGCAAAAGCTGGAAACGAGGCTTTATCCTATAACGCCAAGAAGACGGCGCAAAGTTTGGCGCATGACCTTTCGTGA
- a CDS encoding porin, producing the protein MSQCVDAANWFKLQDLNPKNVSLFSGFIEPSIFSMAGTEASIYNPQLHRYINAIPHTNLVGPNFDQSSTGTIQRARLMIRGWVNPHVSYFFAGEFGNNAATMIRGQYQPQLQDGHVVLSYIPGARLEVGIIRAPSAEDAMNGYMSYNYVVFPTVINQLMLQPLYVSNPGQPYPAGPDGSALISSTQTLGVNAFRYPGVQLFDWKNWGHWQIAYGAMVGMYGSVSAGNQSSHPLYAARLQGSYIFSGHGPFRSDVTAWVWYQNAQPTLMHHSYTMQREGVGFQYLQGYMHPWGRQLKFEYMRGNGWIDAPAAFSQQLGLAPALTQAQLYPNLSNTAAGYYVEGGLFLTKNIEMNLRYDYYDRLPNLAAVGGERIFKTWALALQYHITPITKIMAGYYFRTIEAPNVAPNSPGAIVSKAVDNEFAMQAMISF; encoded by the coding sequence ATGAGCCAATGCGTAGACGCCGCTAACTGGTTTAAGCTGCAGGACCTCAATCCAAAAAATGTCTCGTTATTTTCTGGATTTATTGAGCCATCAATATTCTCAATGGCAGGAACAGAGGCATCCATCTACAATCCCCAGTTGCATCGTTACATTAACGCGATACCGCATACAAATCTGGTAGGCCCCAACTTTGACCAGAGTAGTACAGGGACTATTCAACGGGCAAGGCTGATGATCCGTGGATGGGTAAATCCTCATGTTTCATACTTCTTTGCTGGAGAATTTGGCAATAATGCTGCCACGATGATCCGAGGGCAATACCAGCCGCAGCTACAGGACGGACACGTCGTCCTCAGTTATATTCCTGGGGCTCGGCTCGAGGTGGGAATAATCCGGGCCCCCAGCGCGGAAGACGCCATGAACGGCTATATGAGTTACAACTATGTGGTTTTCCCGACGGTGATCAACCAGCTCATGTTGCAACCGCTTTACGTCTCCAATCCAGGACAACCCTATCCGGCTGGGCCTGACGGCTCAGCACTGATAAGTAGTACGCAAACTTTGGGTGTAAATGCGTTTCGCTATCCTGGCGTGCAACTTTTTGATTGGAAGAACTGGGGCCATTGGCAAATAGCGTATGGTGCCATGGTCGGAATGTATGGAAGTGTGTCAGCGGGAAACCAATCTAGCCATCCACTCTATGCTGCTCGCCTACAGGGATCGTATATCTTCTCTGGACATGGACCGTTCCGAAGTGATGTTACCGCTTGGGTGTGGTATCAGAACGCCCAGCCAACCCTGATGCATCACAGCTATACGATGCAGCGGGAAGGAGTTGGTTTCCAATATCTGCAAGGCTATATGCACCCATGGGGCCGCCAGCTCAAGTTTGAGTATATGCGGGGCAATGGCTGGATAGATGCGCCTGCGGCATTCAGCCAACAATTGGGCCTAGCGCCAGCGCTAACTCAGGCACAACTATACCCAAACCTCAGCAACACTGCCGCAGGATATTATGTGGAAGGTGGCTTGTTTTTAACCAAGAATATCGAGATGAATCTCCGATATGATTATTACGACCGTCTTCCAAATCTTGCAGCGGTAGGTGGTGAGAGAATATTCAAAACCTGGGCGCTTGCACTACAGTATCATATCACGCCTATTACCAAGATTATGGCAGGCTATTACTTCAGGACTATAGAGGCTCCCAACGTGGCGCCAAACAGTCCAGGAGCTATCGTGAGTAAGGCGGTAGATAATGAGTTTGCTATGCAGGCTATGATTTCTTTCTAA
- a CDS encoding CheR family methyltransferase: MLNSPLPDVGSLDRIWLLNVLIYFDLETKVQICQQIMQKLRPGGIFSWGTRKVYRAWCLAWNWYK; the protein is encoded by the coding sequence ATTCTAAATAGTCCTCTGCCGGATGTGGGCAGTCTCGACAGGATCTGGTTACTCAATGTACTGATTTATTTTGACCTCGAGACCAAGGTGCAGATTTGTCAGCAGATTATGCAAAAGCTACGACCGGGGGGTATTTTCTCGTGGGGCACTCGGAAAGTTTACAGGGCTTGGTGCCTGGCCTGGAACTGGTACAAGTAG